From a single Streptomyces liliifuscus genomic region:
- a CDS encoding ABC transporter permease/substrate binding protein yields MPRIPFGDWVNDTVDWLLNHMAWLFDFLKDVFQGTYDVINDVLQAPEPLLLAGIFAVVAFWLRGTSAGVLAFVGFAFIDSLELWENAMVTLSLVLVATIIALVISVPVGIWAARSDRVSGIVRPVLDLMQTMPAMIYLIPAILFFGTGGPAGIVATLIFALAPGVRMTELGIRQVDKELVEAADAFGTTPGNILLRVQLPLALPTVMAGVNQVIMLGLSMAAIAGMVGTGGLGGDVNEAIGQLNVGLGAEAGIAIVILAIYLDRMTSALGTQVSPLGRRTAAKLRAAQGLKIWSYRPRPSVAVIGVVVLALVAGGMGIFGSSDSEATASGGDDVGQGKKVSIGYIPWDEGVASTFLWKEILEERGFEVETKQFDAGPLYTSLAQGDIDFQTDSWLPTTHEQYWKKYGKQLDDLGSWYGPTSLELSVPAYMKGIDSLEDLKGKAGEFDGKITGIESSAGMMGLLKTKVLKEYGLDKEYKVVDSSTPAMLAELKRAYAKKEPFVGTLWSPHWAYSEYKLKKLKDPKVAWGKGDGVHTLSRKGFAQDNPVVAKWLKSFKMTEKQLTSLEAEINKAGKGKQQDAVRTWLKSNPGVVDKLAPVEKSSSGTPAEAKRTVDVAWFPWDEDVAVTYLWKDVLARRGYKLNLKQMDVGPVYTGLATGDIDLNFDAWLPYAQANYWDKHKDNLRDLGTWYEPTSLEIAVPSYVKDVKSLADLKGKGDLFNGKIIGIEPGTGEMNLAKTKVLPGYGLDKEYEIVDGSTPAMLAELKRAYAKKEPVAVTLWSPHWAYSEYELTKLADPKKTFGEGNTIRTISSKKFPEQYPQLTKWIKNFKMSEDELGSLESEIKDRGQGQEEEAVAAWLKEHPDMVERMTPQ; encoded by the coding sequence GTGCCTAGGATCCCCTTCGGCGACTGGGTCAACGACACGGTCGACTGGCTGCTCAACCACATGGCGTGGCTCTTCGACTTCCTCAAGGACGTCTTCCAGGGCACCTACGACGTCATCAACGACGTACTGCAGGCGCCCGAACCTCTTCTCCTCGCGGGCATCTTCGCGGTCGTCGCGTTCTGGCTGCGCGGCACGTCCGCCGGTGTCCTCGCCTTCGTGGGATTCGCCTTCATCGACTCCCTCGAACTGTGGGAGAACGCGATGGTGACCCTGTCGCTGGTCCTCGTGGCGACGATCATCGCGCTCGTCATCTCCGTGCCCGTCGGCATCTGGGCGGCACGCTCGGACCGGGTCAGCGGCATCGTGCGCCCCGTGCTCGACCTCATGCAGACGATGCCCGCGATGATCTACCTCATCCCGGCGATCCTGTTCTTCGGCACCGGCGGACCCGCGGGCATCGTGGCCACCCTGATCTTCGCCCTGGCACCCGGCGTCCGTATGACGGAACTGGGCATCCGCCAGGTCGACAAGGAACTGGTCGAGGCCGCCGACGCGTTCGGCACCACGCCCGGCAACATCCTGCTGCGCGTCCAGCTGCCGCTGGCGCTGCCGACCGTCATGGCCGGCGTCAACCAGGTCATCATGCTGGGCCTGTCCATGGCCGCCATCGCCGGCATGGTCGGCACCGGCGGCCTCGGCGGCGACGTGAACGAGGCGATCGGCCAGCTCAACGTCGGCCTCGGCGCCGAGGCGGGCATAGCCATCGTCATCCTCGCCATCTACCTCGACCGCATGACCAGCGCCCTGGGCACCCAGGTCTCGCCGCTCGGCCGCCGTACCGCCGCCAAGCTGCGTGCCGCACAGGGCCTGAAGATCTGGTCCTACCGCCCCCGGCCCTCCGTGGCCGTCATCGGTGTCGTCGTGCTCGCGCTCGTCGCGGGTGGCATGGGCATCTTCGGCTCCAGTGACAGCGAGGCCACCGCGTCCGGCGGCGACGACGTCGGCCAGGGCAAGAAGGTCAGCATCGGCTACATCCCCTGGGACGAGGGCGTCGCCTCCACCTTCCTCTGGAAGGAGATCCTGGAGGAGCGCGGCTTCGAGGTCGAGACCAAGCAGTTCGACGCGGGCCCGCTCTACACCTCGCTCGCCCAGGGGGACATCGACTTCCAGACCGACTCCTGGCTGCCGACCACCCACGAGCAGTACTGGAAGAAGTACGGCAAGCAGCTCGACGACCTGGGCTCCTGGTACGGCCCGACGTCCCTGGAACTGAGCGTGCCCGCCTACATGAAGGGCATCGACTCCCTGGAGGACCTCAAGGGCAAGGCGGGCGAGTTCGACGGCAAGATCACCGGCATCGAGTCCAGCGCCGGAATGATGGGCCTCCTCAAGACCAAGGTCCTCAAGGAGTACGGGCTCGACAAGGAGTACAAGGTCGTCGACAGCTCCACGCCCGCGATGCTGGCCGAGCTGAAGCGCGCGTACGCCAAGAAGGAGCCGTTCGTCGGCACGCTCTGGTCGCCGCACTGGGCGTACAGCGAGTACAAGCTGAAGAAGCTCAAGGACCCCAAGGTCGCCTGGGGCAAGGGCGACGGTGTGCACACGCTCTCCCGCAAGGGCTTCGCCCAGGACAACCCGGTCGTCGCCAAGTGGCTCAAGAGCTTCAAGATGACCGAGAAGCAGCTCACCAGCCTTGAGGCGGAGATCAACAAGGCCGGCAAGGGCAAGCAGCAGGACGCCGTACGCACCTGGCTGAAGAGCAACCCCGGTGTCGTCGACAAGCTGGCCCCGGTCGAGAAGTCCTCCTCCGGCACCCCGGCCGAGGCCAAGCGTACGGTCGACGTCGCCTGGTTCCCCTGGGACGAGGACGTCGCCGTCACCTACCTGTGGAAGGACGTCCTGGCCCGTCGCGGCTACAAGCTGAACCTCAAGCAGATGGACGTCGGCCCGGTCTACACGGGCCTGGCCACCGGCGACATCGACCTCAACTTCGACGCCTGGCTGCCGTACGCGCAGGCGAACTACTGGGACAAGCACAAGGACAACCTGCGCGACCTCGGCACCTGGTACGAGCCGACCTCCCTGGAGATCGCGGTGCCCTCGTACGTGAAGGACGTCAAGTCCCTCGCGGACCTCAAGGGCAAGGGCGATCTCTTCAACGGGAAGATCATCGGCATCGAACCGGGCACCGGCGAGATGAACCTCGCCAAGACGAAGGTCCTGCCCGGCTACGGCCTGGACAAGGAGTACGAGATCGTCGACGGCTCCACGCCCGCGATGCTGGCCGAGCTGAAGCGCGCGTACGCCAAGAAGGAGCCCGTCGCCGTCACGCTCTGGTCGCCGCACTGGGCCTACAGCGAGTACGAGCTGACGAAGCTCGCGGACCCGAAGAAGACGTTCGGTGAGGGCAACACGATCCGGACGATCTCCAGCAAGAAGTTCCCCGAGCAGTACCCGCAGCTCACGAAGTGGATCAAGAACTTCAAGATGAGCGAGGACGAGCTCGGCAGCCTGGAGAGCGAGATCAAGGACCGCGGCCAGGGCCAGGAGGAGGAAGCCGTCGCCGCCTGGCTGAAGGAGCACCCGGACATGGTGGAACGGATGACTCCGCAGTAG
- a CDS encoding glutamine synthetase family protein: MADRTPPLSVEELHALVASGEIDTVVLAFPDMQGRLQGKRFAARFFLDEVLHHGTEGCNYLLAVDTDMNTVDGYEMSSWERGYGDFAMHPDVSTLRRVPWNAGTAMLVADLAWDNGSPVVAAPRQILRRQLERLAEHGFTAQVGTELEFIVFKDTYEQAWDANYRGLTPANQYNIDYSVLGTGRIEPLLRRIRNEMGAAGLIVESAKGECNPGQHEIAFKYDEALVTCDQHAIYKTGAKEIASQEGVSLTFMAKYNEREGNSCHIHLSLADADGTNVMAGDGAGGMSQVMRYFLAGQLAALRDFSLLYAPNINSYKRFQPGSFAPTAVAWGYDNRTCALRVVGHGRSMRFENRLPGGDVNPHLAVAGLVAAGLYGIEQKLELPEACTGNAYTSGYEHVPTTLHEAAEIWEKSAIAKAAFGDEVVAHYRNMARVELDAFDAAVTDWELRRSFERM, encoded by the coding sequence GTGGCAGACCGCACACCACCCCTCAGTGTCGAGGAGCTGCACGCCCTCGTCGCGAGCGGCGAGATCGACACGGTCGTCCTGGCCTTCCCGGACATGCAGGGGCGGCTCCAGGGCAAGCGGTTCGCCGCGCGCTTCTTCCTCGACGAGGTCCTGCACCACGGTACGGAGGGCTGCAACTACCTTCTGGCCGTCGACACCGACATGAACACCGTCGACGGATACGAGATGTCGTCCTGGGAGCGCGGTTACGGCGACTTCGCCATGCATCCGGATGTGAGCACGCTGCGCCGTGTTCCCTGGAACGCGGGTACGGCGATGCTCGTCGCCGACCTCGCCTGGGACAACGGCTCGCCCGTCGTGGCCGCGCCCCGCCAGATCCTCCGGCGCCAGCTGGAGCGGCTCGCCGAGCACGGGTTCACCGCGCAGGTGGGGACCGAGCTGGAGTTCATCGTCTTCAAGGACACGTACGAGCAGGCCTGGGACGCGAACTACCGGGGCCTCACGCCTGCCAATCAGTACAACATCGACTATTCGGTGCTCGGGACCGGGCGGATCGAGCCCCTGCTGCGGCGTATCCGCAATGAGATGGGCGCCGCCGGGCTGATCGTCGAGTCCGCCAAGGGCGAGTGCAATCCCGGGCAGCACGAGATCGCCTTCAAGTACGACGAGGCCCTGGTCACCTGCGACCAGCACGCCATCTACAAGACCGGGGCCAAGGAGATCGCCTCCCAGGAGGGCGTCTCGCTCACCTTCATGGCCAAGTACAACGAGCGCGAGGGCAACTCCTGTCACATCCACCTCTCGCTCGCCGACGCCGACGGCACCAATGTCATGGCGGGCGACGGGGCGGGCGGGATGTCGCAGGTCATGCGGTACTTCCTCGCGGGCCAACTCGCCGCGCTCCGGGACTTCTCGCTGCTCTACGCGCCCAACATCAACTCGTACAAGCGGTTCCAGCCCGGGTCGTTCGCGCCGACGGCCGTGGCCTGGGGGTACGACAACCGGACCTGCGCGCTGCGGGTCGTCGGGCACGGGCGCTCGATGCGGTTCGAGAACCGGCTTCCGGGTGGGGACGTCAATCCGCACCTCGCCGTCGCGGGGCTCGTCGCGGCCGGACTGTACGGCATCGAGCAGAAGCTGGAGCTGCCGGAGGCGTGTACCGGGAACGCGTACACCTCGGGGTACGAGCACGTGCCGACCACGCTGCACGAGGCCGCCGAGATCTGGGAGAAGAGCGCCATCGCCAAGGCCGCCTTCGGTGACGAGGTGGTCGCGCACTACCGCAACATGGCGCGCGTCGAACTGGACGCCTTCGACGCCGCGGTGACCGACTGGGAGCTCCGCCGCTCCTTCGAACGCATGTGA
- a CDS encoding TDT family transporter: MATAHPLTATTDNTSHANPSRPTRAKAEADADAAVKTKTSPFRHLGPNWYAPVMGTAIVATAGAGLPFDVPGLRTFCTAVWALALTLLVALLAARAAHWRHHRDQARAHLLDPSMAPFYGCLSMALLAVGGGALVVGRDWIGIQAAVALDAVLFSTGTLIGLAAAVAVPYLMVVRHRVDPSQATPVWLLPLVAPMVSAALGPLLVPHLPAGQARETMLLACFAMFGLSLLATLVMLPMIFARLVTGDPLPLALTPTLFLVLGPLGQSTTAVDKFAVAAPGVVPAPYDQGFGILPVLYGVPVMGFALLWLALAAALVLRARRRGMVFGMTWWAFTFPVGTCVTGAEGLARHTGLVVYDGLTVGLYALLLAAWAVAAVHTARGLVSGRLLAAPRPALAVPAPTTVRTT, translated from the coding sequence ATGGCCACAGCCCACCCGCTCACCGCCACCACGGACAACACCAGCCACGCCAACCCCAGCCGCCCCACAAGGGCAAAGGCAGAGGCAGACGCGGACGCAGCGGTGAAGACAAAGACGTCCCCCTTCCGCCACCTCGGCCCCAACTGGTACGCCCCGGTGATGGGCACGGCCATCGTGGCCACCGCGGGCGCGGGCCTCCCCTTCGACGTCCCGGGTCTGCGCACGTTCTGCACCGCCGTCTGGGCACTCGCCCTGACCCTGCTCGTCGCCCTCCTCGCCGCCCGGGCGGCCCACTGGAGGCACCACAGGGACCAGGCCCGCGCCCACCTCCTGGACCCGTCGATGGCCCCCTTCTACGGCTGCCTCTCCATGGCCCTGCTGGCCGTCGGGGGCGGCGCTCTGGTCGTCGGGCGGGACTGGATCGGCATTCAGGCGGCGGTCGCCCTGGACGCCGTGCTGTTCTCCACGGGCACCCTGATCGGCCTGGCGGCGGCGGTGGCCGTCCCGTACCTGATGGTCGTGCGCCACCGGGTGGACCCGTCCCAGGCCACCCCTGTATGGCTGCTCCCCCTGGTCGCACCGATGGTCTCCGCGGCGCTCGGCCCCCTGCTCGTACCGCATCTCCCGGCCGGTCAGGCCCGCGAGACCATGCTGCTCGCCTGCTTCGCGATGTTCGGCCTCAGCCTGCTGGCCACGCTCGTGATGCTGCCGATGATCTTCGCCCGCCTCGTCACGGGCGACCCGCTGCCGCTCGCACTCACCCCGACCCTGTTCCTGGTCCTGGGCCCGCTGGGCCAGTCCACGACGGCCGTCGACAAGTTCGCCGTCGCAGCTCCGGGCGTGGTGCCGGCCCCGTACGACCAGGGTTTCGGAATCCTGCCGGTGCTCTACGGCGTCCCGGTGATGGGTTTCGCGCTGCTCTGGCTGGCGCTGGCCGCCGCCCTGGTGCTGCGGGCCCGACGCCGGGGCATGGTCTTCGGCATGACCTGGTGGGCGTTCACCTTCCCGGTCGGTACGTGCGTCACAGGCGCCGAGGGACTCGCCCGGCACACCGGGCTCGTCGTCTACGACGGACTCACGGTCGGCCTGTACGCCCTGCTCCTGGCGGCCTGGGCGGTGGCCGCCGTCCACACGGCCCGCGGCCTGGTCAGCGGACGGCTGCTCGCAGCGCCTCGCCCAGCACTCGCGGTGCCCGCACCAACGACGGTCCGTACCACGTGA
- a CDS encoding gamma-glutamyl-gamma-aminobutyrate hydrolase family protein produces MAGRPLIGVSTYLETARWGVWELEAALLPAGYPRLVRAAGGLAAMLPPDEPAHAAETVARLDGLVIAGGPDVDPSRYGAARDPRCGPEARARDTWELALIDAALASGTPLLGICRGMQLLNVALGGTLVQHIDDHIESVGVFGHHTVKPVPGSLYATLIPEETSVPTYHHQAVDHLGTALTPSAHATDGTIEAIELPTPNWVLGVQWHPEMGEDTRVMAGLIQATS; encoded by the coding sequence ATGGCAGGCAGACCGCTCATCGGAGTCAGCACATACCTGGAGACCGCACGCTGGGGCGTATGGGAACTGGAGGCGGCGCTGCTGCCGGCCGGCTACCCGCGCCTGGTCCGAGCGGCGGGCGGCCTGGCCGCGATGCTGCCACCGGACGAGCCGGCCCACGCCGCCGAGACCGTGGCCCGGCTCGACGGCCTGGTGATCGCGGGCGGCCCCGACGTGGACCCGTCGCGCTACGGCGCCGCCCGCGATCCCCGTTGCGGCCCCGAGGCCCGCGCCCGCGACACCTGGGAACTCGCACTGATCGACGCCGCGTTGGCCTCCGGCACGCCGCTCCTCGGAATCTGCCGCGGCATGCAGCTCCTGAACGTCGCGCTCGGCGGAACCCTCGTCCAGCACATCGACGACCACATCGAATCGGTGGGAGTCTTCGGCCACCACACGGTCAAGCCGGTCCCGGGCTCCCTCTACGCCACGTTGATCCCCGAGGAAACCTCCGTACCGACCTACCACCACCAGGCCGTGGACCACCTGGGCACCGCCCTGACCCCCTCCGCCCACGCAACGGACGGCACGATCGAGGCCATCGAACTCCCCACCCCCAACTGGGTGTTGGGAGTCCAATGGCACCCCGAAATGGGCGAGGACACACGAGTAATGGCGGGCTTGATCCAGGCCACTTCCTGA
- a CDS encoding LysR family transcriptional regulator, with protein sequence MSRDDGTGDQGVRETASIPGGGLSHRVPDLGALELLLAVARLGSLGRAAREVGITQPAASSRIRSMERQLGVALVDRSPTGSRLTDAGALVTDWARRVVEAAEAFDAGAQALRDRRDSRLRVAASMTIAEYLLPGWLLALRAQRPDTAVSLIAGNSTVVAERVLSGEADLGFVEGVSVPSGLDSVVIAHDRLIVVTAPGHAWARRRRALDARELAGAPLILREEGSGTRQVLDAALGGLARPLIELSSTTAVKASAASGAGPAVLSELALGEELSARRLVEIPVEGVRLSRDLRAVWPVGHRPTGPARDLLALTRG encoded by the coding sequence ATGAGTCGGGATGACGGGACGGGTGACCAGGGGGTTCGCGAGACGGCGTCCATACCGGGGGGCGGGCTGTCGCATCGCGTCCCCGATCTGGGTGCGCTGGAGCTGCTGCTCGCCGTGGCGCGGCTCGGGAGTCTGGGGCGGGCCGCCCGGGAGGTCGGGATCACGCAGCCGGCCGCAAGCAGCCGGATCCGGTCCATGGAACGGCAGCTGGGGGTCGCCCTGGTCGACCGCTCGCCCACCGGGTCGCGGCTCACCGACGCGGGGGCGCTGGTGACGGACTGGGCCCGGCGGGTGGTGGAGGCTGCGGAGGCCTTCGACGCGGGGGCGCAGGCGCTGCGGGACCGGCGGGACTCCCGGCTGCGGGTCGCGGCGAGCATGACGATCGCCGAGTACCTGCTGCCCGGGTGGTTGCTCGCTCTGCGCGCGCAGCGGCCGGACACGGCGGTTTCCCTGATCGCCGGGAACTCGACGGTCGTGGCCGAGCGGGTGCTCTCCGGTGAGGCGGACCTCGGGTTCGTGGAGGGGGTGTCCGTGCCGAGCGGGCTGGACTCCGTGGTGATCGCCCACGACCGGCTGATCGTGGTGACCGCGCCCGGGCACGCGTGGGCGCGGAGGCGGCGGGCGCTCGACGCCCGGGAGTTGGCGGGGGCGCCGTTGATTCTGCGGGAGGAGGGGTCGGGGACGCGGCAGGTCTTGGACGCGGCGCTTGGCGGGCTGGCCCGCCCTCTGATCGAGCTGTCCTCCACGACGGCGGTGAAGGCGTCCGCGGCTTCGGGGGCGGGGCCGGCGGTTCTCAGTGAGCTGGCGTTGGGGGAGGAGTTGTCCGCGCGTCGGCTTGTCGAGATTCCGGTGGAGGGGGTTCGGCTGAGCCGGGATCTGCGGGCTGTTTGGCCTGTGGGGCATCGGCCTACTGGGCCTGCGCGGGATTTGTTGGCGTTGACTCGGGGGTAG
- a CDS encoding FadR/GntR family transcriptional regulator yields the protein MSQPDPHELNDRLTPVLRPVRAGNGFEEALEQILQVVRLGLVPGGERLPAERELADRLGISRVTLREVLKVLQDQGLVESRRGRYGGTFVLPRTDAPGEAELRRRIDEVDIEDVLRFREVLEVGAAGLCAAHGLSPDRSTRLREALARTQDAPLSDYRRLDTLLHLTLAELCGSPTLTAQYAAVRATVNDLLDCIPLLVRNLEHSQRQHEALVEAVLDGDADGAREMMREHCAGTAALLRGFLA from the coding sequence ATGTCGCAGCCGGATCCACATGAACTGAACGACCGGTTGACGCCGGTGCTGCGCCCGGTGCGCGCGGGCAACGGCTTCGAGGAGGCCCTGGAGCAGATCCTCCAGGTCGTCCGGCTCGGCCTGGTGCCCGGGGGCGAACGGCTGCCCGCCGAACGGGAGTTGGCGGACCGCCTCGGGATCAGCCGGGTGACGCTGCGCGAGGTCCTGAAGGTCCTCCAGGACCAGGGCCTGGTCGAGTCGAGGCGCGGCCGATACGGCGGCACGTTCGTCCTCCCCCGAACCGACGCCCCCGGCGAGGCCGAGCTGCGCCGCCGGATCGACGAGGTCGACATAGAGGACGTGCTGCGCTTCCGCGAGGTCCTGGAGGTGGGCGCGGCGGGTCTCTGCGCCGCGCACGGTCTGTCCCCCGACCGGTCGACCCGCCTGCGCGAGGCTCTGGCCCGCACCCAGGACGCCCCCCTGTCGGACTACCGCCGCCTGGACACCCTCCTGCACCTCACCCTCGCCGAGCTGTGCGGTTCCCCGACCCTCACCGCCCAGTACGCGGCGGTACGCGCCACCGTGAACGACCTGCTCGACTGCATCCCCCTCCTGGTCCGGAACCTGGAGCACTCGCAGCGCCAGCACGAGGCGCTGGTCGAGGCGGTGCTCGACGGGGACGCGGACGGGGCCCGCGAGATGATGCGCGAACACTGCGCGGGCACGGCTGCGCTCCTGCGCGGCTTCCTGGCATGA
- a CDS encoding helix-turn-helix domain-containing protein, which yields MDENKETLRVGAAVRRRRRALELTLAVVAERSGLSVPFLSQVENERARPSMRSLQRVADALHTTCVELLAAADPARSVDVVRADDSEFTHEPRVRPLVRGHHQLHAMEFSGDHDAGREFQHRNDELMYVADGAVEVEAEGRAYRLGRGDTLHLTGGVRHRWRATDADTRVLIVAVADHIEAVEDDPRR from the coding sequence ATGGACGAAAACAAAGAGACCCTTCGAGTGGGCGCGGCCGTCAGGCGGCGGCGCCGGGCACTGGAGCTCACCCTCGCCGTCGTCGCCGAGCGCAGCGGCCTGTCGGTGCCGTTCCTGAGCCAGGTCGAGAACGAGCGGGCGCGCCCCAGCATGCGTTCCCTCCAACGGGTCGCGGACGCCCTGCACACCACGTGTGTCGAACTCCTCGCCGCCGCAGACCCGGCGCGCAGTGTCGACGTGGTGCGCGCGGACGACTCCGAGTTCACCCACGAGCCCCGAGTGCGCCCCCTGGTGCGCGGTCACCACCAGTTGCACGCCATGGAGTTCTCCGGCGACCACGACGCGGGCCGCGAATTCCAGCACCGCAACGACGAGTTGATGTACGTGGCCGACGGCGCCGTCGAGGTCGAGGCGGAGGGCCGCGCGTACCGGCTGGGACGCGGCGACACGCTGCACCTGACGGGCGGCGTACGGCACCGGTGGCGGGCGACCGACGCGGACACGCGCGTACTCATCGTCGCGGTCGCGGACCACATCGAGGCCGTGGAGGACGATCCACGCCGATGA
- a CDS encoding quaternary amine ABC transporter ATP-binding protein — protein MSSRLQAEQLYKVFGRRPGEAVERLRGGADREELRADGTTAAVIDASFTVEPGEIFVVMGLSGSGKSTLLRMLNGLLEPTAGRVVFDGQDLTALNDREMREVRSKQVSMVFQHFALFPHRSVLENAAYGLEVQGVPRAEREERATKALVLAGLAGWETSWPDELSGGMQQRVGLARALATDADLLLMDESFSALDPLIRRDMQDQLIELQKKLKKTIVFITHDLNEAMRLGDRIAVMRDGSIVQIGTAEDILVRPANDYVASFTKDVDRSRVLTAASVMDTELRGDEADCGCETARPDSSFGELCAISARLTHPVAVVDKKGKLVGVVPRQRLVGFLGDEQSEPVPCDTPRDKNVEAVKAGA, from the coding sequence GTGTCATCCAGGCTGCAGGCGGAACAGCTCTACAAAGTGTTCGGCAGACGACCCGGCGAGGCGGTCGAGCGACTGCGCGGGGGAGCCGACCGTGAGGAACTGCGCGCGGACGGCACCACGGCCGCTGTGATCGACGCGTCGTTCACGGTGGAACCGGGCGAGATCTTCGTCGTCATGGGCCTGTCGGGGTCCGGCAAGTCCACCTTGCTGCGCATGCTCAACGGACTCCTGGAGCCGACCGCGGGACGCGTGGTCTTCGACGGGCAGGATCTGACCGCGCTCAACGACCGTGAGATGCGCGAGGTCCGTTCCAAGCAGGTCAGCATGGTCTTCCAGCACTTCGCGCTCTTCCCGCACCGCAGCGTCCTGGAGAACGCCGCGTACGGCCTGGAGGTGCAGGGCGTGCCGCGCGCCGAGCGCGAGGAGCGTGCCACCAAGGCCCTCGTACTGGCCGGGCTCGCCGGCTGGGAGACGTCCTGGCCCGACGAGCTGTCCGGCGGTATGCAGCAGCGCGTGGGCCTTGCCCGGGCGCTCGCCACCGACGCCGACCTGCTCCTGATGGACGAGTCCTTCAGCGCGCTCGACCCGCTGATCCGCCGCGACATGCAGGACCAGCTGATCGAGCTCCAGAAGAAGCTCAAGAAGACCATCGTCTTCATCACCCACGACCTCAACGAGGCCATGCGCCTGGGCGACCGTATCGCCGTCATGCGCGACGGCAGCATCGTCCAGATCGGCACCGCCGAGGACATCCTCGTACGCCCCGCGAACGACTACGTCGCCTCCTTCACCAAGGACGTCGACCGCTCCCGGGTCCTCACCGCGGCCTCCGTCATGGACACGGAGCTGCGCGGCGACGAGGCCGACTGCGGCTGCGAGACCGCCAGGCCCGACTCCTCGTTCGGCGAGCTGTGCGCCATCAGCGCACGGCTGACGCACCCCGTGGCCGTCGTCGACAAGAAGGGCAAGCTGGTCGGTGTCGTGCCCCGGCAGCGGCTCGTCGGCTTCCTCGGCGACGAACAGAGCGAACCCGTGCCCTGCGACACCCCGCGCGACAAGAACGTCGAGGCGGTGAAGGCCGGTGCCTAG
- a CDS encoding helical backbone metal receptor, with protein MRVVSLVPSLTEAVAVSAPGVLVGATDWCSHPADLDVVRVKGTKNPDVERIVALAPDLVIANEEENREPDLTALRQAGLDVLVTEVRDVPGAFRELERVVRACGLPTRPRWLDEAEEAWQDPPRPERRLRAAVPIWRRPWMVLGRDTFAGDVLARLGVDNAYASHAERYPRVPVEELRAAGLDLVVLPDEPYRFTNDDGPEAFPEVPCALVGGRHLTWYGPSLVRAPRVLGEALRAAVR; from the coding sequence ATGAGAGTGGTGTCACTCGTCCCGTCGCTCACCGAGGCCGTCGCCGTGTCCGCGCCGGGCGTCCTGGTCGGGGCGACCGACTGGTGCAGCCATCCGGCCGACCTCGACGTCGTACGCGTCAAGGGCACCAAGAACCCGGACGTCGAGCGGATCGTCGCCCTCGCGCCCGACTTGGTGATCGCCAACGAGGAGGAGAACCGCGAGCCCGACCTGACCGCCCTGCGGCAGGCGGGACTCGACGTGCTCGTCACCGAGGTACGGGACGTGCCGGGGGCCTTCCGGGAGCTGGAGCGGGTGGTCCGCGCGTGCGGACTGCCGACCCGGCCGCGGTGGCTGGACGAGGCCGAGGAGGCCTGGCAGGACCCGCCCCGCCCGGAGAGGCGTCTGCGCGCCGCCGTGCCCATCTGGCGGCGGCCCTGGATGGTGCTCGGGCGGGACACCTTCGCCGGGGACGTGCTGGCGCGGCTGGGCGTCGACAACGCGTACGCGAGCCATGCCGAACGCTATCCGCGTGTCCCGGTCGAGGAACTGCGCGCCGCCGGACTCGACCTGGTCGTGCTGCCCGACGAGCCGTACCGCTTCACGAACGACGACGGCCCGGAGGCGTTCCCGGAAGTGCCCTGCGCCCTGGTCGGCGGACGCCATCTCACGTGGTACGGACCGTCGTTGGTGCGGGCACCGCGAGTGCTGGGCGAGGCGCTGCGAGCAGCCGTCCGCTGA